Proteins encoded by one window of Nitrospira sp. CR1.1:
- a CDS encoding response regulator, with protein sequence MAKTVLVVDDSPTMRQMVAFTLTSAGYQVVEAGNGKEAVGKVNGGAKPDLVVTDLNMPEMDGITLIKEIRKMPALKFTPILMLTTEASDDKKKAGQAAGATGWIVKPFNPEQMMAVIKKVLPG encoded by the coding sequence ATGGCGAAAACAGTCTTGGTTGTCGACGATTCTCCCACCATGCGGCAGATGGTGGCTTTTACCCTGACCAGCGCAGGCTATCAGGTGGTGGAAGCCGGCAACGGAAAAGAGGCGGTCGGCAAAGTGAACGGCGGGGCCAAGCCGGACCTTGTGGTCACCGATCTGAATATGCCGGAGATGGACGGCATCACGCTGATCAAGGAAATCCGGAAAATGCCAGCGCTCAAGTTCACACCGATTTTGATGCTGACGACGGAAGCCTCAGACGACAAAAAGAAAGCCGGGCAGGCGGCCGGCGCAACCGGCTGGATCGTCAAGCCCTTCAATCCTGAACAGATGATGGCCGTGATCAAGAAAGTGCTGCCAGGCTGA
- a CDS encoding STAS domain-containing protein, with translation MTLKPVGDLTIFEVGTLREDIKQALSAHPQVELDLSEIDKLDAAAIQLLIAVRRSEHCALTGITDSIRTRMTDLGA, from the coding sequence ATGACGCTGAAGCCGGTTGGCGATCTGACGATCTTCGAGGTGGGCACACTGCGCGAGGACATCAAACAAGCGCTGTCTGCGCATCCACAGGTGGAACTCGATCTTTCAGAAATCGACAAACTGGATGCCGCCGCCATTCAATTGCTCATCGCCGTTCGCCGGTCGGAGCATTGTGCGCTGACAGGCATCACCGATTCCATACGAACGCGAATGACTGACCTGGGCGCGTAA
- a CDS encoding OmpA family protein produces MAKKKHEEHENHERWLVSYADFITLLFAFFVVMYSVSSVNEGKYRTVSDSIKAALNPVNSTPSSRLPFAVGDSKPKMINTDMSSPNDPVIRRMKEVIKKIHPSLALEMPDIKIIETGNGTIMISLPESILFGSGEARVRPEALPFLKSLAQILIEMDRHVRVLGHTDNVPIRTAQFPSNWELSAVRAVMVVRIFSELNEVPVTHLSATGFADSKPIATNDTPEGRTKNRRVEIIVLEKNLTEETLDSLLPNEGPPAL; encoded by the coding sequence ATGGCGAAGAAAAAACACGAAGAACATGAAAACCACGAACGCTGGCTGGTGTCGTATGCGGACTTCATCACGCTGCTGTTCGCCTTCTTTGTCGTGATGTATTCGGTGTCGTCTGTCAATGAAGGCAAATATCGAACGGTCAGTGATTCCATCAAAGCAGCATTGAATCCGGTCAATAGCACGCCTTCCAGCCGGCTGCCCTTCGCCGTCGGCGACTCCAAGCCCAAGATGATCAATACCGACATGTCGAGCCCCAACGACCCTGTCATCCGGCGCATGAAGGAAGTCATCAAGAAGATTCATCCCTCGCTTGCGCTGGAAATGCCGGACATCAAAATCATAGAAACCGGAAACGGCACCATCATGATATCCCTCCCGGAATCCATTCTGTTCGGCAGCGGGGAAGCGCGCGTTCGCCCCGAAGCGCTGCCGTTCCTGAAGTCCCTGGCCCAGATCCTGATAGAAATGGATCGCCATGTCCGCGTGTTGGGCCATACGGACAATGTGCCGATCCGGACGGCTCAGTTTCCTTCCAACTGGGAACTCTCAGCCGTGCGCGCTGTCATGGTGGTCAGGATTTTCTCCGAACTGAATGAAGTCCCGGTCACACATCTTTCCGCCACAGGCTTTGCCGACTCGAAACCCATTGCGACGAACGACACGCCTGAAGGTCGGACGAAAAATAGACGGGTGGAGATCATTGTGCTGGAGAAGAATCTGACGGAGGAAACGCTCGATTCGCTATTACCGAATGAGGGACCTCCGGCCCTATGA
- a CDS encoding flagellar motor protein, which translates to MDIATILGIVVALGSIIGGQALEGGHLSSILQLTAFIIVAGGTLGACCVQNPLSVVIKALTGVTLVITNPPHDVKGTITQILDLANVARKQGLLALEGKLKDLHDPFFKKGIQLIVDGTDPKLLQEILEIEVEHHEEEGVHAAKVWEAAGGYAPTVGILGAVLGLIHVMENLADPSKLGGGIAVAFVATVYGVGLANLFFLPIANKMKFKLKEEAGLRTMVIMGLVGLAQGENPRLLQEKLESFLPPHERTKDDKK; encoded by the coding sequence GTGGATATCGCCACAATCTTGGGCATTGTCGTAGCCCTCGGCTCGATCATCGGCGGACAGGCGCTCGAAGGCGGACATCTCAGCTCCATTCTTCAGTTGACGGCCTTCATTATCGTTGCAGGCGGAACCCTTGGCGCCTGCTGTGTGCAGAATCCGCTGTCTGTCGTCATCAAGGCGCTGACCGGTGTCACCCTCGTGATTACCAACCCTCCGCACGATGTGAAGGGCACGATCACGCAAATCCTTGATCTCGCGAACGTGGCGCGCAAACAGGGTTTACTCGCGCTAGAAGGCAAACTCAAAGATCTCCACGACCCGTTCTTCAAAAAAGGGATCCAGCTCATCGTCGACGGCACCGATCCCAAACTGCTCCAGGAAATCCTGGAAATCGAAGTCGAGCATCATGAAGAAGAAGGCGTCCATGCCGCAAAGGTCTGGGAAGCCGCCGGCGGATATGCGCCGACCGTCGGTATTTTGGGCGCCGTGCTCGGGTTGATCCACGTCATGGAAAACCTCGCCGATCCGTCGAAACTCGGTGGCGGCATCGCGGTGGCGTTCGTGGCCACCGTCTATGGGGTCGGACTCGCCAACCTGTTCTTTCTTCCCATCGCCAATAAGATGAAGTTCAAACTCAAGGAAGAAGCCGGCCTGCGCACGATGGTGATCATGGGCCTGGTCGGTCTGGCTCAGGGCGAAAACCCGCGACTCCTGCAAGAGAAACTTGAAAGTTTTCTCCCTCCGCACGAACGCACCAAGGACGACAAAAAGTGA
- a CDS encoding chemotaxis protein CheW, whose product MSATEQQVQSHIQVTAEHSADRLLEKSADDLLQFVICLIGSEEFAVDVLSVQEINRIVEVTRVPKTPPYVEGVINLRGRIIPVLDLRKLFGLTGAQQTSQTRIVVVSVQARLVGLIVDSVEEVLRVPKSAIEPPPSVGTMAGAEFTQGVGRIDDRLLILVDLSRLLLAREAA is encoded by the coding sequence ATGAGTGCGACTGAACAACAGGTGCAATCTCACATCCAGGTGACCGCAGAACATTCTGCGGACCGTCTGCTCGAGAAGTCCGCCGATGATCTGCTGCAGTTTGTGATTTGTCTGATCGGCAGCGAAGAGTTCGCGGTGGATGTCCTGAGCGTGCAGGAGATCAACCGGATCGTGGAAGTGACGCGAGTGCCCAAGACGCCGCCCTACGTGGAAGGAGTCATTAATTTGAGGGGCCGCATCATTCCCGTCCTGGATCTTCGCAAACTCTTCGGCCTCACCGGAGCGCAACAGACCAGCCAGACCAGAATCGTGGTCGTGTCGGTGCAGGCGCGTTTGGTCGGGTTGATCGTGGATTCGGTGGAAGAGGTCTTGCGTGTCCCAAAAAGCGCCATTGAACCGCCGCCCTCGGTGGGAACCATGGCCGGGGCGGAGTTCACCCAGGGAGTAGGCCGGATCGACGACCGGCTTCTGATTCTGGTGGATCTGAGCCGGTTACTGCTGGCCCGGGAAGCTGCTTAA
- a CDS encoding HAMP domain-containing protein has product MSLLKDLSITGRLYLLIGIFTAGYLGFGALAYTTLSDLKVNGPLYGEIVQSKDLLADILPPPLYVRSTLLTVYQMAEERDPASLKRLILQFAEQRTEFESRVSYWKTALPDGALRDGLLNRAVPTGQTFLNAIDTQFIPSLSAGDRTKARSIVDSTLTPLFQAHQSAVEDVVRASTAGARELETRAATVIADRTRSLMLLACGTLALAVTAGLLLRSLLHKSLTRMISVCKDLAEGKGDLTVRLPVHGSDELAQLGGFLNEFIEKLQHMIKKVAHVTDKVASASVELSATAEEISKGTVTLTSHASQTAAAVEEMNATVGQVAQNSGKAAGLAQDTVRIAQEGGTVVSSTISGMQQLSEAVSNSATIISDLGKSSDQIGEIVRTIEDIADQTNLLALNAAIEAARAGEQGRGFAVVADEVRKLAERTTKATKESGDMIRQIQQDTRGAVDSMQQGTQKVTAGVDLVNKTGEALSQIVRMVSESADMIRQIAVASEEQSVATQQIASDIENVAKVTKESSSGAHGSAKASQDLSQLAVELQGIVGGFKI; this is encoded by the coding sequence GTGTCTTTACTCAAAGATCTCTCTATTACAGGTAGACTGTACCTATTGATAGGTATATTCACGGCCGGATACCTTGGCTTTGGGGCACTCGCTTATACGACATTGAGCGACCTCAAAGTCAACGGCCCTCTCTATGGAGAGATCGTACAGAGCAAAGATTTGCTGGCCGATATTCTGCCCCCTCCATTGTACGTCAGGAGTACGCTATTGACTGTGTATCAGATGGCCGAGGAGAGAGACCCTGCGAGCCTGAAACGATTGATCCTTCAGTTCGCGGAACAACGCACAGAATTCGAGTCGCGCGTCTCCTACTGGAAAACCGCGCTTCCCGATGGCGCACTCCGCGACGGTCTTCTCAATCGTGCGGTACCGACAGGTCAAACATTCCTGAACGCGATCGACACACAATTCATCCCCTCGCTTTCCGCCGGTGATCGAACGAAAGCCCGAAGCATCGTCGATTCCACTTTGACGCCCTTGTTTCAGGCGCATCAATCGGCGGTCGAAGATGTCGTGCGGGCTTCGACCGCCGGCGCGCGCGAACTCGAAACGCGCGCGGCGACCGTGATCGCAGACCGGACTCGCAGTCTGATGCTGCTTGCATGCGGAACGTTGGCGCTTGCGGTGACTGCCGGTCTACTCCTTCGCTCGTTGTTGCACAAATCGCTCACTCGGATGATCAGCGTTTGCAAAGATTTAGCTGAGGGTAAGGGCGACCTCACCGTACGCCTGCCGGTACACGGGTCGGACGAACTCGCACAGCTGGGAGGCTTTCTCAACGAATTCATCGAGAAGTTGCAGCACATGATCAAGAAGGTGGCACACGTGACGGATAAGGTCGCGTCCGCCTCCGTCGAGCTGTCGGCCACCGCCGAGGAGATCTCGAAGGGGACCGTTACGTTGACGTCCCATGCGTCACAGACTGCCGCCGCCGTGGAAGAGATGAATGCCACGGTCGGACAGGTCGCGCAGAATTCCGGCAAAGCGGCCGGCCTGGCGCAAGATACGGTCAGAATCGCGCAAGAAGGCGGGACCGTGGTCTCGAGCACCATCTCCGGGATGCAACAGTTGTCCGAGGCGGTATCGAACTCGGCGACCATCATCTCCGATCTCGGCAAGTCGTCCGATCAGATCGGCGAAATCGTCCGGACGATCGAAGATATCGCTGATCAGACCAATTTGCTGGCCTTGAACGCCGCGATCGAAGCGGCTCGAGCCGGCGAACAGGGCCGGGGGTTTGCCGTCGTGGCCGATGAAGTCCGGAAGCTCGCCGAGCGGACGACCAAAGCCACGAAGGAAAGCGGGGATATGATCCGCCAGATCCAGCAGGATACGCGCGGAGCCGTCGATTCGATGCAGCAGGGCACGCAGAAAGTCACGGCAGGTGTGGACCTGGTCAACAAGACCGGTGAAGCCCTCTCCCAAATCGTGCGAATGGTTTCGGAAAGCGCCGATATGATCCGGCAGATTGCGGTGGCCTCCGAAGAACAATCGGTTGCGACACAACAGATCGCCAGTGACATCGAAAACGTGGCGAAGGTGACGAAAGAGTCTTCGTCCGGCGCGCATGGGTCGGCGAAGGCCAGTCAGGACCTGAGCCAGTTGGCGGTCGAATTGCAGGGAATCGTGGGTGGGTTCAAGATCTAA
- a CDS encoding DUF3365 domain-containing protein has protein sequence MGSMMKHMSIGPKFILSISLVALLVISIGLGVLYQHEEAKMDTMLTGRANVISTQIMISRAYITQNYVAKIKKSKAGNDIQVVKDHTGVADAIPFPATAVREMGEEANRTGLYSVRLISQNPMNPSNTPKDNFENEAIRAIMGGAESYARRDEVNGVPTFRRATVDKASSTACLTCHTNNQVGDVLGMLTLSVPMTEAIALSNRSMWNTGGLMGAIVTIILVVTYLLLRNIVLQPMAKMSEISRDIAKGEGDLTKRVPADGHDEIAQMGQYFNEFIEKLQHMIKKVAHVTDKVASASVELSATAEEISKGTDTLTSRASQTAAAVEEMNATVGQVAQNSGKAAGLAQDTVKTAQEGGTVVSSTISGMQQLSEAVSNSATIISDLGKSSDQIGEIVRTIEDIADQTNLLALNAAIEAARAGEQGRGFAVVADEVRKLAERTTKATKEIGDMIRQIQQDTRGAVDSMQQGTQKVTAGVDLVNKTGEALSQIVRMVSESADMIRQIAVASEEQSVATQQIASDIENVAKVTKESSSGAHESAKASQDLSQLAVELQGIVGGFKI, from the coding sequence ATGGGGAGCATGATGAAGCATATGTCGATCGGGCCGAAGTTTATTCTATCAATCTCTCTGGTTGCCTTACTCGTCATCTCAATCGGCCTCGGGGTGCTGTATCAGCACGAAGAAGCGAAGATGGATACGATGCTGACCGGACGTGCCAATGTCATTTCCACGCAGATCATGATCAGCCGCGCCTACATCACCCAGAATTATGTGGCCAAGATCAAGAAATCCAAGGCCGGGAATGACATCCAGGTCGTGAAAGACCACACGGGTGTCGCCGATGCGATTCCGTTCCCCGCAACGGCCGTTCGTGAAATGGGCGAGGAGGCCAATCGCACCGGATTGTATAGCGTTCGGCTCATCAGCCAGAACCCCATGAACCCATCCAATACACCGAAAGACAACTTTGAAAATGAAGCGATCAGGGCGATCATGGGCGGAGCGGAATCTTATGCGCGTCGAGACGAAGTGAACGGCGTGCCCACGTTCCGCCGGGCCACCGTGGATAAGGCCTCCTCGACTGCCTGTCTGACCTGCCACACCAATAACCAGGTCGGCGATGTGCTGGGCATGTTGACCTTATCAGTGCCGATGACCGAGGCCATTGCACTCTCGAATCGCTCCATGTGGAACACGGGCGGCTTGATGGGCGCCATCGTCACGATCATTCTTGTCGTGACCTATCTGCTGCTGCGCAACATTGTCCTGCAGCCGATGGCCAAGATGAGCGAGATTTCCCGCGACATCGCCAAGGGCGAAGGCGACCTCACCAAGCGCGTGCCGGCCGATGGCCATGACGAAATCGCCCAGATGGGCCAATACTTCAACGAATTCATCGAGAAGTTGCAGCACATGATCAAGAAGGTGGCACACGTGACGGATAAGGTCGCGTCCGCCTCCGTCGAGCTGTCGGCCACCGCCGAGGAAATCTCGAAGGGGACCGATACGCTGACGTCCCGTGCGTCACAGACTGCCGCCGCCGTGGAAGAGATGAATGCCACCGTCGGACAGGTCGCGCAGAATTCCGGCAAAGCGGCCGGCCTGGCGCAAGATACGGTCAAAACTGCGCAAGAGGGCGGAACCGTGGTCTCGAGCACCATCTCCGGGATGCAACAGTTGTCCGAGGCGGTATCGAACTCGGCGACCATCATCTCCGATCTCGGCAAGTCGTCCGATCAGATCGGCGAAATCGTCCGGACGATCGAAGATATCGCCGACCAGACCAATTTGCTGGCCTTGAACGCCGCGATCGAAGCGGCTCGAGCCGGCGAACAGGGCCGGGGGTTTGCCGTCGTGGCCGATGAAGTCCGGAAGCTCGCCGAGCGGACGACCAAAGCCACGAAAGAAATCGGGGATATGATCCGCCAAATCCAACAGGATACGCGCGGAGCCGTTGATTCGATGCAGCAGGGCACGCAGAAAGTCACGGCAGGTGTGGACCTGGTCAACAAGACCGGTGAAGCCCTCTCCCAGATCGTGCGAATGGTTTCGGAAAGCGCCGATATGATCCGGCAGATTGCGGTGGCCTCCGAAGAACAATCGGTTGCGACACAACAGATTGCCAGCGATATCGAAAACGTGGCGAAGGTGACGAAAGAGTCTTCGTCCGGTGCGCATGAGTCGGCGAAGGCCAGTCAGGACCTGAGCCAGTTGGCGGTCGAATTGCAGGGAATCGTGGGCGGGTTCAAGATCTAA
- the cheB gene encoding chemotaxis-specific protein-glutamate methyltransferase CheB, producing MALPVTQPQSASNQVRVLVVDDSAFMRKSLTTMLEEGKQIQVVGVARNGEEAVQQVQQLKPDVVTMDVEMPGMTGLQALQQIMTKNPVPVIMVSSVTVEGAQETLQALEWGAVDFIPKQLDGVASRIADIQKLLVPKVLAARYAGSKLKRLSVSGAPKTSVPVAKALSSRSVSVTRGTKLIAIGCSTGGPQALFEIVPTIPADCPAGIVIVQHMPSSFTRPFAERLNNLCALEVREAVDGDEVKAGRVLVAPGGMQFRIVKKTITTSVVKLSPNYEKHPHAPSVDIMLQSVAALFGERSIGVILTGMGHDGLEGMKAIKAAGGRTVAQDEASSVVYGMPKAVVEAGCAEKVVSLSKVIGELMNMV from the coding sequence ATGGCACTACCAGTCACACAGCCGCAGAGCGCCTCGAACCAGGTTCGCGTCCTGGTCGTCGACGATTCCGCCTTCATGCGGAAAAGCCTCACCACGATGTTGGAAGAGGGAAAACAGATTCAGGTGGTGGGGGTGGCGCGCAACGGCGAGGAAGCTGTCCAGCAGGTTCAACAGTTAAAGCCCGACGTGGTCACGATGGATGTGGAAATGCCGGGGATGACGGGGCTGCAGGCACTTCAGCAGATCATGACCAAGAATCCCGTTCCGGTCATCATGGTGAGTTCGGTGACGGTCGAAGGTGCGCAAGAGACGTTGCAGGCCTTGGAATGGGGAGCGGTCGATTTCATCCCCAAACAATTGGACGGCGTGGCCTCGCGGATCGCAGACATTCAGAAATTGCTGGTGCCCAAGGTTCTTGCCGCCAGATATGCGGGCAGCAAACTGAAGAGACTGAGCGTCTCCGGAGCGCCGAAAACCAGCGTGCCTGTGGCCAAGGCGTTGAGCAGTCGATCAGTCTCCGTGACGCGCGGCACCAAACTGATTGCGATCGGATGTTCCACGGGTGGCCCCCAAGCCTTGTTTGAAATTGTCCCGACCATCCCTGCCGACTGCCCGGCTGGCATCGTCATCGTACAACACATGCCGAGTTCGTTTACCAGACCATTCGCCGAACGCTTGAACAATCTCTGCGCCCTGGAGGTGCGGGAGGCGGTTGACGGCGATGAAGTGAAAGCGGGGCGAGTGTTGGTGGCGCCGGGCGGAATGCAGTTTCGCATCGTGAAGAAAACCATCACCACATCGGTGGTCAAATTGTCGCCCAACTATGAAAAACATCCCCATGCCCCGTCCGTCGACATCATGCTGCAATCCGTCGCCGCATTGTTTGGGGAACGGAGCATCGGAGTGATTTTGACCGGGATGGGGCATGACGGACTGGAGGGGATGAAAGCCATCAAGGCAGCAGGGGGTCGAACCGTGGCGCAGGACGAAGCATCGAGTGTCGTGTACGGCATGCCGAAAGCCGTCGTCGAAGCAGGCTGTGCGGAGAAAGTGGTGTCGCTCTCAAAAGTCATCGGCGAGCTCATGAATATGGTGTGA
- a CDS encoding response regulator: MSTLINEIDARTRLAGANQMELLLFKLGTNEIFGINVFKVREVMKLPELTQIPEADSRIVGMANIRGIMVPVVGLKRSLGLGMENEGQINGAPVANPYLIVSEYNGSLQGFLVAGVDRIIRFSWSAIKTPPAIVRENNKGAVTAVTMLEDGRMVLILDVEKVLNDICPRTDDDVFAGMTIAPELRSKCVLFADDSSVARMQIRKALDRLSMSYVMATTGGEAWQKLQALADQATSEGKERVDQIQCILSDIEMPEMDGFTLTKHIRADPRLAHLPVMLHSSLTGACNMEKGRAVGATDYITKFDAKMLGEKLALYIQNPNLQVKKAA; this comes from the coding sequence ATGTCCACACTGATCAATGAAATCGATGCCAGGACCAGGCTGGCCGGCGCAAATCAAATGGAGTTGCTGCTGTTCAAGCTCGGGACGAACGAAATTTTCGGCATCAATGTCTTCAAAGTGCGTGAGGTGATGAAGCTGCCGGAGCTCACCCAGATTCCGGAAGCCGATAGCCGCATTGTCGGCATGGCGAATATCCGGGGAATCATGGTCCCCGTCGTAGGCCTTAAACGGAGTTTAGGCCTCGGCATGGAAAATGAGGGGCAGATCAACGGGGCGCCTGTGGCGAACCCGTATCTGATCGTTTCCGAATACAACGGCAGTTTGCAGGGCTTCCTCGTGGCTGGCGTGGATCGCATCATTCGCTTTTCCTGGTCTGCCATTAAGACGCCTCCCGCGATTGTCCGGGAAAACAACAAAGGGGCCGTCACCGCCGTCACGATGCTGGAAGACGGCCGCATGGTGCTGATTCTCGACGTGGAAAAAGTCCTGAACGATATCTGTCCCCGTACGGACGACGATGTGTTCGCGGGTATGACGATCGCGCCGGAACTGCGATCGAAATGCGTTTTGTTCGCTGACGATTCGTCCGTGGCCCGGATGCAGATTCGCAAAGCCTTGGACCGCCTCTCCATGTCGTATGTGATGGCCACGACCGGCGGGGAGGCCTGGCAAAAGCTGCAGGCGTTGGCGGATCAGGCCACGTCTGAGGGGAAAGAACGAGTGGATCAGATCCAGTGCATTCTCAGCGACATCGAGATGCCCGAGATGGACGGATTCACGCTGACCAAACACATTCGGGCCGACCCGAGGCTGGCGCACCTGCCGGTCATGCTGCACTCCTCCCTGACCGGAGCCTGCAATATGGAAAAGGGACGGGCAGTCGGCGCGACGGACTACATTACGAAGTTTGACGCGAAGATGTTGGGCGAGAAACTGGCGCTGTATATTCAGAATCCGAACCTGCAGGTGAAAAAAGCCGCCTGA
- a CDS encoding chemotaxis protein CheA — protein MSDEMQEILNDFLTESNEMLEVLDQRFVTLESDPNNTDLLNEIFRAMHSMKGSAGFLGFNHLVDVAHRGENILNKLRQAEMAVNPAIISVILETIDVIKAIMADIRESGTDNHVPTAAIAAKLDEILNGTAAASAPIAAHAAAPAPPKVEAAAPTPPPAAPVVSLPTLGEILVNDGLASKEQVLDALTAQQHQPEPKTPLGEILLQAKAITERALDQALHKQEKQPKPVEEDATIRVETKRLDSVMNLVGELVLGRNRLIKIGTQLEQQHESDPQVRVLSETLAQLNLVTTDLQLAVMKTRMLPIKKVFAKLPRMVRDLSQKLNKQVHLEMRGEETELDKSVADEIGDPLVHLVRNAIDHGIETPAERQAKGKAGEGQLTIAASQEGNSIVIRINDDGRGIQVEKIKEKALAKGLISEAELATMEHREILNLIFLPGFSTAEKVTDVSGRGVGMDVVRTNIRKINGSVDLESEPGKGSQIIIKLPLTIAIIQALMVEVERSIFAIPLSTVIEAVRISRSEIKTINGREVLHLRDRVLPLIRLAQEFDIPTDSNRERFYVVVAALGDRRVGVVVDELRSQEEVVIKSIWDYLETVKGVSGATITGEGKVVLILDTSELVQNAQAWHTPGIAA, from the coding sequence ATGAGCGATGAAATGCAGGAAATACTCAACGATTTTCTGACTGAATCCAACGAGATGTTGGAAGTGCTGGATCAGCGGTTCGTGACGTTGGAGTCCGATCCCAACAACACCGATCTCTTGAATGAGATCTTCCGCGCGATGCACAGCATGAAAGGATCCGCCGGTTTTCTCGGCTTCAACCATCTCGTGGATGTAGCCCATCGCGGCGAAAATATCCTGAATAAATTGCGCCAGGCCGAAATGGCCGTCAATCCGGCCATCATCAGCGTCATTCTCGAAACCATCGACGTCATTAAGGCGATCATGGCCGACATCCGGGAATCAGGCACGGACAATCATGTTCCCACGGCGGCGATTGCGGCCAAACTGGACGAGATTCTCAACGGAACCGCCGCCGCCTCGGCGCCGATAGCCGCGCATGCGGCCGCCCCCGCGCCCCCGAAGGTCGAAGCCGCGGCGCCGACGCCACCTCCGGCCGCCCCGGTCGTGTCGCTGCCGACGCTGGGCGAAATTCTGGTCAACGACGGCCTGGCCTCCAAAGAACAGGTCCTCGATGCGCTCACGGCGCAGCAACATCAGCCGGAACCCAAGACGCCGCTGGGCGAAATTCTGCTCCAGGCGAAAGCCATTACCGAGCGCGCGCTCGACCAGGCGCTGCACAAACAAGAAAAACAACCGAAACCGGTGGAGGAAGATGCCACCATTCGCGTCGAAACCAAACGTCTCGACAGCGTGATGAATCTGGTCGGCGAGCTGGTCCTCGGACGCAATCGTCTCATCAAGATCGGCACTCAATTGGAGCAGCAGCACGAGTCCGATCCCCAGGTACGGGTGTTGAGCGAAACCCTCGCGCAACTCAACCTGGTGACGACCGACCTGCAATTGGCCGTGATGAAGACCCGCATGCTCCCGATCAAAAAGGTGTTTGCCAAGTTGCCCCGCATGGTGCGGGACCTTTCACAAAAGCTCAACAAACAGGTCCATCTGGAGATGCGCGGAGAAGAAACGGAGCTTGATAAATCCGTCGCCGACGAAATCGGCGATCCGTTGGTGCACCTCGTGCGCAATGCGATCGACCACGGGATCGAAACACCCGCCGAACGCCAGGCGAAAGGAAAAGCCGGGGAGGGCCAGCTGACTATTGCTGCGAGCCAGGAAGGCAACAGTATCGTCATTCGAATCAACGACGACGGGCGCGGGATTCAGGTCGAAAAGATCAAGGAAAAAGCCCTGGCGAAAGGGCTGATCAGCGAAGCCGAACTCGCGACCATGGAGCATCGTGAAATTTTGAATCTGATTTTCCTGCCGGGATTCAGCACTGCCGAAAAGGTGACGGACGTATCCGGCCGCGGCGTCGGCATGGATGTGGTTCGCACAAACATTCGGAAAATCAACGGCAGCGTGGATCTGGAATCCGAGCCCGGCAAGGGCAGCCAGATCATCATCAAACTGCCGCTGACGATCGCGATTATTCAGGCCTTGATGGTGGAAGTCGAGCGTTCGATTTTTGCGATTCCCTTGAGCACCGTCATCGAAGCCGTTCGAATCTCGCGCTCCGAGATCAAGACGATCAACGGGCGCGAAGTGCTGCATCTGCGCGATCGCGTGTTGCCGCTCATTCGTCTCGCGCAGGAGTTTGATATCCCAACGGACTCCAACCGCGAGCGGTTTTATGTGGTCGTCGCGGCATTGGGAGACCGCAGGGTCGGAGTGGTCGTCGATGAGCTTCGATCCCAGGAAGAAGTCGTCATCAAGTCGATCTGGGATTATCTCGAAACCGTCAAAGGCGTGTCAGGCGCCACGATCACCGGCGAGGGCAAAGTGGTTCTCATTCTGGATACGTCGGAGTTGGTTCAAAATGCCCAAGCTTGGCATACCCCGGGCATCGCCGCCTGA
- the cheY gene encoding chemotaxis protein CheY → MPADPNMKILVVDDMSTMRRIVKNILKQLGFNNLEEAENGQEALTKLKADTYGFVVSDWNMPVMMGIDMLRAIRADESLKKIPVLMVTAEAQKENLMEAVQAGVSNYVVKPFTAETMQDKINKIFK, encoded by the coding sequence ATGCCGGCTGATCCAAATATGAAGATTCTCGTTGTTGACGACATGTCCACCATGCGGCGGATCGTCAAGAACATTTTGAAGCAACTCGGCTTCAACAATCTAGAAGAGGCGGAAAACGGCCAGGAAGCATTGACCAAACTGAAAGCGGATACCTATGGCTTCGTCGTCTCCGACTGGAACATGCCGGTCATGATGGGCATCGACATGCTGCGCGCGATCCGCGCGGATGAAAGCTTGAAAAAAATTCCGGTTCTGATGGTCACGGCCGAAGCCCAGAAGGAAAATCTTATGGAAGCCGTGCAGGCCGGCGTTAGCAACTATGTCGTCAAGCCGTTCACCGCAGAGACGATGCAGGACAAAATCAACAAGATTTTCAAGTAA